Proteins encoded together in one Anopheles darlingi chromosome 3, idAnoDarlMG_H_01, whole genome shotgun sequence window:
- the LOC125957531 gene encoding uncharacterized protein LOC125957531 isoform X1, with amino-acid sequence MWSAALCTLGVSKPIWGCNCLNYRQGMSVESRGKRPLKIWDSWRNVRKGLVVGSFEELIVRGKDKLGVPASEPVRLVLECDGTQVEDGEYFRTLANNTVLLLLRQGERWYPTGVDVIKAAISAIPKIVCETIHALELQDETPSWKIMDNKGRVTVVLHWDQRQGGGGQGGGSQSSGGGPLGSGATGGGLSNGPITSSDKFSPSKKSLSTQNSIDKSSISGQLPRFPSPQITVINHDDPQSQIYHSARRLSKQGGSFDSAVGAVHVHTPECAHHAHMPTRAGSPGATECDFHCCALHEEGRKIAVHKNVATSPIQDGSASPQPPPSSLSDSRRTSTTKGHVRFLDIGPERDSSESETENTVMEDETVTSEKFLLLIDQLSVDQKRHLSIKDIGIILERLSSKILDVERLDRESESDDCYNWTIKATIRGDALRELGVIYNGNYYAISEHPGYKEENEENGEDAEEEDEDRL; translated from the exons ATGTGGTCTGCAGCGCTATGTACACTGGGCGTTTCGAAACCAATTTGGGGCTGCAACTGTTTGAACTATCGCCAAGGAATGTCCGTG GAGTCTCGTGGCAAGAGGCCTTTAAAAATCTGGGACAGTTGGCGCAATGTCCGTAAAGGTCTCGTAGTAGGTAGCTTCGAGGAACTGATAGTTAGAG GGAAAGATAAATTAGGAGTGCCAGCCTCCGAACCAGTGCGATTGGTGTTGGAATGCGATGGAACGCAGGTCGAGGATGGCGAGTATTTTAGGACGTTAGCGAACAacacggtactgctgctgctccggcagGGCGAACGCTGGTATCCGACGGGTGTTGATGTAATCAAGGCTG CCATATCAGCAATACCAAAGATCGTTTGCGAGACTATACATGCGCTGGAGCTGCAGGATGAAACACCATCCTGGAAGATTATGGATAACAAGGGTCGAGTCACTGTTGTGCTGCACTGGGATCAACggcaaggtggtggtggccagggcGGCGGAAGCCAAAGTTCCGGCGGTGGGCCGCTTGGATCCGGTGCGACCGGTGGTGGGTTAAGCAACGGTCCGATCACGTCGTCGGACAAGTTTTCACCCTCGAAGAAGAGCCTCTCGACGCAGAACTCGATCGATAAGTCGTCCATCTCGGGCCAGCTGCCCCGGTTTCCGAGCCCCCAGATCACCGTCATCAATCACGATGATCCGCAGTCGCAGATCTACCATTCGGCGCGCCGGTTATCGAAGCAGGGCGGCTCGTTCGACAGTGCGGTCGGTGCGGTGCACGTGCACACGCCCGAGTGTGCCCACCATGCGCACATGCCGACGAGGGCCGGCAGTCCCGGTGCGACCGAGTGTGACTTCCACTGCTGTGCCCTGCACGAGGAGGGCCGCAAAATCGCGGTACACAAGAATGTGGCCACGTCGCCAATCCAGGACGGGTCCGCGAGCCCGCAGCCACCGCCGAGCAGCCTGTCCGATAGTAGGcgaacgtcgacgacgaagggCCACGTCCGGTTTCTCGACATCGGCCCCGAGCGGGACagcagcgagagcgaaacggaGAACACCGTCATGGAGGACGAAACTGTGACGTCCGAGaagttcctgctgctgatcgaccAGCTGTCGGTCGACCAGAAGCGGCACCTGAGCATCAAGGACATCGGTATCATCCTCGAGCGGCTCAGCTCGAAGATACTGGACGTGGAGCGGCTGGATCGCGAGAGCGAATCCGACGACTGTTACAACTGGACTATCAAGGCGACGATACGCGGGGACGCGTTGCGCGAACTAGGGGTTATTTATAATGGAAACTACTACGCAATATCAGAGCATCCGGGCTAcaaggaggagaacgaggagaaCGGTGAGGAcgcggaagaggaggacgaggatcgATTATAA
- the LOC125957531 gene encoding uncharacterized protein LOC125957531 isoform X2: MAREESRGKRPLKIWDSWRNVRKGLVVGSFEELIVRGKDKLGVPASEPVRLVLECDGTQVEDGEYFRTLANNTVLLLLRQGERWYPTGVDVIKAAISAIPKIVCETIHALELQDETPSWKIMDNKGRVTVVLHWDQRQGGGGQGGGSQSSGGGPLGSGATGGGLSNGPITSSDKFSPSKKSLSTQNSIDKSSISGQLPRFPSPQITVINHDDPQSQIYHSARRLSKQGGSFDSAVGAVHVHTPECAHHAHMPTRAGSPGATECDFHCCALHEEGRKIAVHKNVATSPIQDGSASPQPPPSSLSDSRRTSTTKGHVRFLDIGPERDSSESETENTVMEDETVTSEKFLLLIDQLSVDQKRHLSIKDIGIILERLSSKILDVERLDRESESDDCYNWTIKATIRGDALRELGVIYNGNYYAISEHPGYKEENEENGEDAEEEDEDRL; the protein is encoded by the exons GAGTCTCGTGGCAAGAGGCCTTTAAAAATCTGGGACAGTTGGCGCAATGTCCGTAAAGGTCTCGTAGTAGGTAGCTTCGAGGAACTGATAGTTAGAG GGAAAGATAAATTAGGAGTGCCAGCCTCCGAACCAGTGCGATTGGTGTTGGAATGCGATGGAACGCAGGTCGAGGATGGCGAGTATTTTAGGACGTTAGCGAACAacacggtactgctgctgctccggcagGGCGAACGCTGGTATCCGACGGGTGTTGATGTAATCAAGGCTG CCATATCAGCAATACCAAAGATCGTTTGCGAGACTATACATGCGCTGGAGCTGCAGGATGAAACACCATCCTGGAAGATTATGGATAACAAGGGTCGAGTCACTGTTGTGCTGCACTGGGATCAACggcaaggtggtggtggccagggcGGCGGAAGCCAAAGTTCCGGCGGTGGGCCGCTTGGATCCGGTGCGACCGGTGGTGGGTTAAGCAACGGTCCGATCACGTCGTCGGACAAGTTTTCACCCTCGAAGAAGAGCCTCTCGACGCAGAACTCGATCGATAAGTCGTCCATCTCGGGCCAGCTGCCCCGGTTTCCGAGCCCCCAGATCACCGTCATCAATCACGATGATCCGCAGTCGCAGATCTACCATTCGGCGCGCCGGTTATCGAAGCAGGGCGGCTCGTTCGACAGTGCGGTCGGTGCGGTGCACGTGCACACGCCCGAGTGTGCCCACCATGCGCACATGCCGACGAGGGCCGGCAGTCCCGGTGCGACCGAGTGTGACTTCCACTGCTGTGCCCTGCACGAGGAGGGCCGCAAAATCGCGGTACACAAGAATGTGGCCACGTCGCCAATCCAGGACGGGTCCGCGAGCCCGCAGCCACCGCCGAGCAGCCTGTCCGATAGTAGGcgaacgtcgacgacgaagggCCACGTCCGGTTTCTCGACATCGGCCCCGAGCGGGACagcagcgagagcgaaacggaGAACACCGTCATGGAGGACGAAACTGTGACGTCCGAGaagttcctgctgctgatcgaccAGCTGTCGGTCGACCAGAAGCGGCACCTGAGCATCAAGGACATCGGTATCATCCTCGAGCGGCTCAGCTCGAAGATACTGGACGTGGAGCGGCTGGATCGCGAGAGCGAATCCGACGACTGTTACAACTGGACTATCAAGGCGACGATACGCGGGGACGCGTTGCGCGAACTAGGGGTTATTTATAATGGAAACTACTACGCAATATCAGAGCATCCGGGCTAcaaggaggagaacgaggagaaCGGTGAGGAcgcggaagaggaggacgaggatcgATTATAA